TTGAATTAGATCCAGGGGAGTACATAAAGGTATCTAGGCTCGTTGCTAAAGTGGACAATGTAGCCCTGCAAGCTGGATATCAGCTTTACCATCATACTTTCTTTCTAGATGAGGAAGGAAACTGGGCCGTTGTTCAGCAGGGGATGAACGTTAAAGAAAAGTTAGCTAGAAGGTATCATTGGTTTAACTCTGATCTTAAGGATTTAGAAAATCCTCATTCTGGAATTTCCGGAATTAGAAGTGATTTCGCCCTAAATACTGTAGATAAAGACATGAGAGAATTTCAAAGGACAGTAGTGGAGATCGCCCAAGAGGGAAGAAGGGTTATGAGAGATTTAGAAACTGTAAAGGCAATGGTAAAGGGGTATGCAGTATTCTATAAGCCTAGGGATGTTGATGTGAAGGAGATATATGAGAGGTATGAAAGTCTCGGAAAGTTAGAACTTAACGCTAGGGCTTTGGAATTTATGAGAGAACTAGAAATAAAAGATTATTCCACATTCCTCCTTATTAAAGGGATTGGCCCAAGTACGTTGCGGGCTCTTTCTCTGGTTGCAGAGCTCATATATGATGTGAAACCGAGCTGGAGGGATCCCGTTACCCATCCTCCGGATCCCTTTAAATTTGCTTACGCCCTTGGAGGAAAGGACAGGGTTCCGTTTAGAGTTGAGAAGGAGACTTATGACGATCTTATAAACTTCCTTGGGAAGCTAAGCGAAAGTGGTAACAAGTATTTGCTAAAAGCCGTAAAAAGGATAAGCGAAAAGTGGAAGTTTCCAGAGAAAGAAAAGGTCCCTACATTTTAATTAGCTACTATTACAACCTCTTTTCCAGGATATAGATCTACTTCCTTTCCAAAGCTAGATATTTTGACTTTTCTCGATCCTTCAAGCATTCTAGCCCTAACTTTCTTCCTAGAAATTTTAAATTCTATCCATGAACCTTTGAAGAATATCCTGAACTTAACGTACTTCCATTTTTCAGGAAGATTAGGATTAAGCTCTATTTTGTTTCCTTTTACATTGAGGCCACAAAATCCTCTGACGAGTACTTGCCAGGTTCCTCCCGCCGTTGCTAAGTGAAATCCCTCTGCAGTGTTTCCGTACACGTTTTTGAGATCTATATTTGCACATCTCTTGAAGTACTCATATGCTATCTTTACCTCCCCTATCCAGGTTGCAATGATCGCGTATGGGGGCATGGAGAGTGATGAAGCATGGGTAGTTCTCCTTATATAATAGTTAAAGTTACTCT
This Pyrococcus horikoshii OT3 DNA region includes the following protein-coding sequences:
- a CDS encoding DUF763 domain-containing protein: MMRTGIAELPLHTGHVPLWLATRMKKLAGIVLKLLIEEYGTKGLLERLADPVWFQAFNNLIGMDWDSSGSTTVTTGIIKEALNELDLGVKVAGGKGKNSRKTPEEIKGIAEKFELDPGEYIKVSRLVAKVDNVALQAGYQLYHHTFFLDEEGNWAVVQQGMNVKEKLARRYHWFNSDLKDLENPHSGISGIRSDFALNTVDKDMREFQRTVVEIAQEGRRVMRDLETVKAMVKGYAVFYKPRDVDVKEIYERYESLGKLELNARALEFMRELEIKDYSTFLLIKGIGPSTLRALSLVAELIYDVKPSWRDPVTHPPDPFKFAYALGGKDRVPFRVEKETYDDLINFLGKLSESGNKYLLKAVKRISEKWKFPEKEKVPTF